In Cygnus olor isolate bCygOlo1 chromosome 12, bCygOlo1.pri.v2, whole genome shotgun sequence, one DNA window encodes the following:
- the LOC121076597 gene encoding carbohydrate sulfotransferase 4-like isoform X2 translates to MLRSIATMMKSRWVQVLLSLAVLSFLIHFLTCSNAPMEEKPSPVHILILSSWRSGSSFTGQIFSQHPSVFYLMEPAWHVWVAMYQNSAKVLQMAVRDLVRSVFLCDMSVFDVYMSTQKKKSDLFQWETSRALCSPPACDLFSRNDIITAGNCRTVCGKYPFSKVEEACKTYSHIAIKEVRFFDLKVLYSLFTDPSLNLKVIHLVRDPRAVFRSRENTVVDLKRDSDIVLGSQKMKGEMGPYNAMQEICKSHVEIYKAGRQAIPSFLKDRYLLVRYEDIVRDPLAKAAQMYRFAELHFTPELQKWVHNITHGKGQGGNAFEIGSRDALSISEAWRKTLPFQKIEKVQNACKDAMDLLGYRLVHSEEEQKNLSLDLLFGQNSSE, encoded by the coding sequence GTCCATTGCAACCATGATGAAATCTAGATGGGTGCAAGTACTCCTGAGTCTGGCAGTTCTGTCCTTCCTGATCCACTTCCTAACCTGCAGCAATGCCCCCATGGAAGAAAAGCCTTCTCCAGTCCACATCCTCATTCTCTCCTCCTGGCGGTCAGGATCTTCCTTCACTGGACAGATCTTCAGCCAGCACCCCAGTGTCTTCTACCTGATGGAGCCTGCATGGCATGTGTGGGTTGCTATGTACCAGAACAGTGCCAAAGTCTTACAGATGGCAGTGCGGGACCTAGTCAGGTCAGTCTTTCTGTGTGACATGTCTGTGTTTGATGTCTACATGTCTACCCAGAAGAAAAAGTCTGATTTATTTCAGTGGGAGACAAGCCGAGCCTTGTGTTCCCCCCCTGCCTGCGACTTGTTCAGTCGCAATGACATAATCACTGCAGGAAATTGCAGGACAGTCTGTGGCAAGTACCCATTCAGTAAGGTGGAGGAAGCCTGTAAAACCTACAGCCACATTGCCATCAAGGAGGTTCGGTTCTTTGACCTGAAAGTCCTCTACTCCCTTTTCACTGATCCATCCCTGAACCTCAAAGTCATTCACTTGGTCCGAGATCCTCGAGCTGTGTTCAGGTCCCGAGAGAATACAGTGGTAGACCTGAAACGTGACAGTGACATTGTTCTGGGGTCCCAGAAGATGAAGGGAGAAATGGGACCCTACAATGCTATGCAAGAAATCTGCAAAAGCCATGTTGAGATTTacaaggcaggcaggcaggctaTTCCCAGCTTCCTGAAAGACCGTTACCTGCTGGTTCGTTATGAAGACATTGTCAGAGATCCACTAGCAAAGGCTGCTCAGATGTACAGGTTTGCAGAACTCCATTTCACACCAGAACTTCAGAAATGGGTGCACAACATTACCCATGGGAAGGGGCAAGGAGGAAATGCCTTTGAGATTGGATCCAGAGATGCGCTGAGCATATCCGAGGCCTGGAGGAAGACCCTTCCCTtccagaaaatagaaaaagtacaaaatgcaTGCAAGGACGCGATGGACTTACTGGGCTACCGGCTAGTTCATTctgaagaagaacagaaaaacctGTCGCTGGATCTTTTGTTTGGCCAGAACTCCTCTGAGTAA